The Arachis ipaensis cultivar K30076 chromosome B07, Araip1.1, whole genome shotgun sequence genome includes a window with the following:
- the LOC107609452 gene encoding probable ribonuclease P/MRP protein subunit POP5, with translation MVGFKNRFMVMEVFLNPNRENLGGTPLIITQFNVTKAIKDSILVNFGVCGLATAMASFDVKYVNPITNLCIIRAATEDYEKVWSAITMVKNIAHVPVIFNLLDITGSKRSCQSLALKCEESKFEQYKLTVGDQLKPDEPKRMSSFLDRIKASKF, from the exons ATGGTGGGATTCAAGAACCGATTTATGGTGATGGAGGTTTTTCTAAACCCTAATAGAGAAAATTTAGGGGGCACCCCTCTGATAATTACACAGTTTAATGTCACAAAAGCTATAAAAGACAGCATCCTTGTAAATTTTGGGGTGTGTGGTTTGGCTACAGCAATGGCATCATTTGATG TCAAGTATGTAAATCCAATCACTAATTTGTGTATAATTAGAGCTGCAACGGAGGACTATGAAAAAGTATGGTCTGCCATTACAATGGTTAAAAATATTGCACATGTGCCTGTCATATTTAACTTGCTGGATATAACTG GAAGTAAAAGGTCATGCCAATCTCTGGCCTTGAAATGTGAGGAATCAAAGTTTGAGCAATACAAACTAACGGTTGGTGATCAACTCAAACCTGATGAACCTAAACGTATGTCAAGCTTTCTTGATCGGATCAAAGCATCAAAGTTTTAG
- the LOC107609283 gene encoding cyanate hydratase isoform X2 has product MEDNSKASVVKKLQAVKQKNGKSYSQLAEETGLTNVYVAQLLKRQAQLKPQTAPKLRAALPDLTDDLLEEMMRPPLRSYDPHLIQEPTVYRLNEAVMHFGESIKEIINEEFGDGIMSAIDFYCSVDKVKGVDGKDRVVVTFDGKYLPYSEQVPPSTSS; this is encoded by the exons ATGGAGGATAATAGCAAAGCGAGCGTAGTGAAAAAGCTCCAAGCTGTGAAGCAGAAGAACGGCAAGTCGTACAGTCAGTTAGCGGAGGAAACCGGACTGACCAACGTCTATGTTGCCCAGCTCCTCAAAAGACAAGCTCAGCTCAAACCCCAAACTGCCCCTAAGCTCCGGGCAGCCCTCCCTGACCTGACCGATGATCTTTTGGAAGAGATGATGAGGCCCCCCTTGAGGTCTTATGACCCTCACCTCATCCAAGAACCCACTGTATATAG GTTGAATGAAGCTGTTATGCATTTTGGGGAGAGCATTAAAGAAATAATCAATGAAGAGTTTGGTGATGGGAT CATGTCAGCAATAGATTTCTACTGCTCGGTTGACAAAGTCAAAGGAGTAGATGGGAAAGATCGTGTGGTCGTGACATTTGATGGAAAATATTTGCCATATTCGGAGCAG gtaccaccctccACCTCCTCATGA
- the LOC107609283 gene encoding cyanate hydratase isoform X1, producing the protein MEDNSKASVVKKLQAVKQKNGKSYSQLAEETGLTNVYVAQLLKRQAQLKPQTAPKLRAALPDLTDDLLEEMMRPPLRSYDPHLIQEPTVYRLNEAVMHFGESIKEIINEEFGDGIMSAIDFYCSVDKVKGVDGKDRVVVTFDGKYLPYSEQKSEHMVSRQTPHRN; encoded by the exons ATGGAGGATAATAGCAAAGCGAGCGTAGTGAAAAAGCTCCAAGCTGTGAAGCAGAAGAACGGCAAGTCGTACAGTCAGTTAGCGGAGGAAACCGGACTGACCAACGTCTATGTTGCCCAGCTCCTCAAAAGACAAGCTCAGCTCAAACCCCAAACTGCCCCTAAGCTCCGGGCAGCCCTCCCTGACCTGACCGATGATCTTTTGGAAGAGATGATGAGGCCCCCCTTGAGGTCTTATGACCCTCACCTCATCCAAGAACCCACTGTATATAG GTTGAATGAAGCTGTTATGCATTTTGGGGAGAGCATTAAAGAAATAATCAATGAAGAGTTTGGTGATGGGAT CATGTCAGCAATAGATTTCTACTGCTCGGTTGACAAAGTCAAAGGAGTAGATGGGAAAGATCGTGTGGTCGTGACATTTGATGGAAAATATTTGCCATATTCGGAGCAG AAATCAGAGCACATGGTTTCAAGACAAACGCCACACAGAAATTAA
- the LOC110264547 gene encoding uncharacterized protein LOC110264547 has translation MTDCTMGSVGGGRSRQVSQSHGSHASSSSLRWRRKNSDQVCFCGLKTVIKKSGTRENPDRLFHACPRYRKGSHCNYFRWAEDDEYEGLEHLGEVKTDAQMESDVALLNHNISWRMMTLEAEVKALRMQLYFGLIVVIVVFMIMCMFFSGK, from the exons ATGACCGATTGCACGATGGGTAGCGTAGGTGGGGGTCGCAGTCGACAAGTGTCGCAATCACACGGAAGCCATGCCTCGAGCTCTTCGCTGCGGTGGCGGAGGAAGAACTCCGACCAAGTTTGCTTTTGTGGGCTGAAGACAGTGATCAAGAAGTCTGGGACAAGAGAAAATCCTGATAGATTGTTCCATGCTTGTCCAAGATACCGG AAGGGCAGCCACTGCAATTACTTTAGGTGGGCTGAGGACGACGAGTATGAAGGATTAGAGCACTTAGGAGAAGTTAAAACTGATGCACAAATGGAGAGTGATGTTGCTTTGTTGAACCATAACATATCTTGGAGAATGATGACGTTAGAAGCTGAAGTAAAAGCACTTAGGATGCAACTGTATTTTGGATTAATAGTTGTGATTGTGGTTTTTATGATTATGTGTATGTTCTTTAGTGGGAAGTGA